Proteins encoded by one window of Novosphingobium sp. P6W:
- a CDS encoding thermonuclease family protein — translation MPELLLISHHFRCHRIDMSIALALACIASIHDGDTVRLCDGERVRLANIDAPELGGSPRCSAKSQVRLSASANPSWCDVATGIESRDQLRAFLAAGSPMIQRIGVDRYGRTLATLSVNGRDAGEYLVRRGLARRWQK, via the coding sequence ATGCCAGAATTGCTCTTGATATCTCATCATTTTCGATGCCATCGGATCGACATGTCCATTGCCCTTGCTCTCGCCTGCATCGCTTCAATTCACGACGGAGATACCGTTCGCCTCTGCGATGGCGAGCGCGTGCGCCTCGCCAATATCGATGCGCCTGAATTGGGGGGGTCGCCTCGTTGCAGCGCAAAGAGCCAAGTGCGCCTCTCCGCGTCGGCGAACCCTTCCTGGTGCGACGTTGCGACGGGCATCGAGAGCAGGGACCAACTCCGCGCATTTCTGGCCGCCGGTTCGCCGATGATCCAACGGATCGGCGTTGACCGGTACGGTAGGACCTTGGCTACGCTGTCAGTGAATGGCAGGGACGCCGGGGAGTATCTCGTCAGACGGGGGCTGGCGCGCCGGTGGCAGAAGTAG
- a CDS encoding DUF1153 domain-containing protein produces the protein MMENQKVRPASVIGPLGAPMALADLPSSDTKRWVARRKAEVVAAVHGGLLTIGEACDRYQLTLEEFASWQRHSDRSGLQGLRATRIQYYRDQYAREQKF, from the coding sequence ATGATGGAAAACCAGAAAGTTCGCCCAGCCTCGGTGATCGGACCTTTGGGCGCGCCAATGGCGCTTGCGGATTTACCCAGCTCGGACACCAAACGCTGGGTCGCGAGGCGCAAAGCCGAAGTCGTGGCAGCCGTCCATGGCGGTCTGCTGACGATTGGCGAGGCATGCGATCGTTACCAGCTCACACTTGAAGAATTCGCTTCCTGGCAACGGCATTCCGATCGTTCAGGGCTTCAAGGCCTCCGGGCGACGCGGATACAGTATTACCGTGACCAGTACGCACGAGAGCAGAAATTCTGA
- a CDS encoding type IV secretion system DNA-binding domain-containing protein translates to MLDPFGRNLQTPNARYRVWVRDTILDPRGPESRAWNSLLWRMGIWATLCGAVVGGTLYLWRRRAWLAEGQAVSRDRTVRGAEVVDAALLAKRVRVGTGAAPVRIGGVPIPEGEEARHFLFAGATGTGKTTAIFALLDEVERRGQHAFVHDVDGSYVARYYRPERGDLILNPFDARCARWDPFDDVRSPSDADRLAGFIVAKPAGSGSGDDVWYDQARIVVGAVIRRLWESGRGTLPELIRALRDMTPEELGELTKGTEAARVFQKDAERATASVLFCLAEAVKILAALPQRGEGPGVSFDDFYESLPAIEGPNPWIFLASRKRNFAAAKPLLGCWLDCAVAAILDRPIKGAPRAWLVLDELPALPRANGLLTLLPEGRKFGAAVVIAFQAIGQLRETYGPHGSSTIVGQTGTQLVMRLGDPESTTWGSQLLGRSEVEEHRASASLDTDAFSDKGSLSASRQTKPIVLDSEIGQLAPLTGFLRLSGLPVAKVAINRAHMARADIAEPTMSLPAFVRQATEALPTLAKEDRTRGGVL, encoded by the coding sequence TTGCTCGATCCGTTCGGTCGCAACCTGCAGACACCAAACGCCAGGTATCGCGTATGGGTTCGGGACACTATCCTGGATCCCCGTGGCCCCGAATCCAGGGCGTGGAATAGCCTGCTGTGGCGCATGGGTATCTGGGCCACCTTGTGCGGAGCCGTCGTTGGCGGGACGCTGTATTTGTGGCGCAGACGAGCCTGGCTCGCCGAAGGCCAGGCTGTCAGCCGGGACCGGACGGTGAGGGGCGCCGAGGTGGTCGATGCCGCTTTGCTGGCCAAGCGCGTACGGGTGGGGACGGGCGCTGCGCCGGTGCGGATCGGGGGCGTTCCCATTCCGGAAGGCGAAGAGGCCAGGCACTTCCTGTTCGCGGGGGCCACCGGAACCGGTAAGACCACCGCGATCTTCGCCCTGCTCGACGAGGTGGAGCGGCGAGGGCAGCATGCGTTTGTCCACGATGTCGATGGAAGCTATGTGGCGCGCTACTACCGGCCCGAACGCGGCGATCTGATCCTCAATCCCTTCGATGCGCGTTGTGCCCGCTGGGACCCGTTCGATGACGTGCGCTCGCCTTCGGACGCAGATCGGCTTGCCGGTTTCATCGTCGCCAAGCCCGCAGGCTCCGGCTCGGGCGACGATGTCTGGTACGACCAGGCCCGGATCGTCGTCGGTGCGGTCATCCGCCGACTTTGGGAGAGTGGGCGAGGCACCCTGCCAGAGCTCATCCGGGCCCTGCGCGACATGACGCCCGAAGAGCTTGGCGAACTGACCAAGGGCACCGAAGCGGCGCGGGTCTTTCAAAAGGATGCGGAGCGGGCCACTGCCAGCGTCCTGTTCTGTCTCGCGGAGGCTGTGAAGATCCTCGCCGCCCTACCGCAGAGGGGCGAAGGGCCGGGAGTCAGTTTCGATGATTTCTACGAGAGTCTGCCCGCCATCGAGGGACCGAATCCGTGGATATTTCTTGCTTCGCGCAAACGTAATTTCGCGGCTGCAAAACCCCTGCTGGGATGCTGGCTCGACTGCGCCGTGGCGGCAATCCTCGACCGTCCGATCAAAGGCGCGCCGCGGGCCTGGCTGGTGCTAGACGAGCTTCCAGCCTTGCCGCGTGCCAATGGCTTGCTCACGCTCCTTCCTGAAGGACGCAAATTCGGCGCGGCTGTCGTCATTGCCTTCCAGGCGATCGGCCAACTGCGCGAAACCTACGGCCCCCATGGCAGCAGCACCATCGTCGGACAGACCGGCACCCAGCTGGTAATGCGGCTCGGCGATCCGGAATCGACGACCTGGGGGAGCCAGTTGCTCGGCCGCTCCGAGGTGGAGGAGCACCGCGCGAGCGCGTCGCTCGATACAGACGCGTTCTCGGACAAGGGATCATTGTCGGCGAGCCGTCAGACCAAGCCGATCGTGCTCGACAGCGAAATCGGCCAGCTCGCTCCCCTGACTGGTTTTCTGCGCCTGTCTGGCCTGCCGGTGGCGAAGGTCGCCATCAACCGAGCGCATATGGCCAGGGCTGACATCGCCGAGCCGACGATGTCGCTGCCGGCGTTCGTACGGCAGGCAACCGAGGCATTACCGACCCTGGCCAAGGAAGATCGGACCCGCGGCGGAGTGCTCTGA
- the mobF gene encoding MobF family relaxase gives MVASVAALKSAAQAASYYEADDYYADGESPSAWFGEAAKALGLSGEVERATFAAALKGDLPNGQQIGTVRGGEREHRPGWDMTFSAPKSVSIMAEVAGDRRLVDAHDRAVKVALRFVERHGAATRIREQGEIRTVETGKLAVATFRHNTSRAQDPQLHTHSVILNATQDKSGSWRSVESLAFFRIYKDAGAVYRQALAHEARQLGYGIREGKGSTFELAGVPEAVIRKFSARGNQVEAALAERGKTRADATAAEKAIITLATREVKKDITREALVPSWREAAALAGFGESERRELLAATQTRAATIRTPSLADIGRAEAAATIAVASAARHLSEREAVFGAAALEAAAGEHAGSRATAAQIAAAVTKAKVAGELIGREMRCGARAFTTREAMTTERRMLALEQAGRGQVTAPLGRHDAVRAVTTAAFFTEARGHKWTSGQFAAATGLLLGEDRVAGVQGYAGTAKTTTVLATYAQGMRAAGYMVRAFAPTAAAAKLLGDAIAAKGETVAKAVLTGEGMVTEARRGKEAWIVDEASMVSARDMKRMLDLADRAGARLVLVGDVKQLGSVEAGRAFGQLQDAGMKTFVLDKIVRQENDLTREAVQATIVGDGRRALEALDRGGGKVTELAEAGDRRAAMARDYAALSPRERERTLVMDATREGRELLTQAIRAELRKEGALGKDSVIVSTLESKGLTREEARHARGYEAGDVVTFRRDYERHGIDKGQAYRVESVDRDRNRIVLLGRDDRAISWQLDKWGRGQVESYSEVEREFSAGDRLQFTRNDRAAERINGNTATVTNIDAETRTMTIVDASGSEGRLSLDETRDRHVRHGWVGTIHGSQGATADRSMTHLESFRANTVDARSAYVAISRARQHAAVYTDSKAKLGGALESRTGERPMALTEYQTGGDREPPGKHSYSGGL, from the coding sequence ATGGTCGCCTCGGTCGCCGCCCTCAAAAGCGCGGCCCAGGCGGCAAGCTATTACGAGGCGGACGATTACTACGCCGACGGGGAGTCGCCCAGCGCCTGGTTCGGGGAAGCCGCAAAAGCGCTGGGTCTGAGCGGCGAGGTTGAGCGCGCCACCTTTGCGGCGGCGTTGAAAGGCGATCTGCCAAATGGTCAGCAGATTGGTACTGTGCGCGGCGGCGAACGCGAGCACCGACCCGGATGGGACATGACCTTCTCGGCGCCCAAGTCGGTATCGATCATGGCCGAAGTCGCTGGTGACCGGCGCTTGGTCGATGCCCACGACAGGGCTGTGAAAGTGGCATTGCGCTTCGTCGAGCGGCATGGCGCGGCGACGCGAATTCGCGAGCAGGGCGAGATCCGCACTGTCGAGACAGGCAAACTGGCCGTCGCGACCTTCCGGCATAACACGAGCCGGGCCCAGGATCCGCAGCTTCACACCCATTCCGTCATCCTCAACGCGACGCAGGATAAGTCGGGATCCTGGCGTAGTGTGGAGAGCCTCGCCTTTTTTCGTATCTACAAGGATGCCGGTGCGGTCTACCGCCAGGCGCTGGCACACGAAGCGCGCCAATTGGGATACGGCATTCGCGAAGGAAAAGGATCGACCTTCGAACTGGCCGGCGTGCCCGAGGCGGTCATCCGCAAGTTCAGTGCCCGCGGCAACCAGGTCGAGGCGGCGCTTGCCGAGCGCGGAAAGACCCGCGCTGATGCCACCGCGGCCGAGAAAGCGATCATTACGCTGGCTACCCGCGAAGTGAAGAAGGACATAACGCGCGAGGCGCTGGTGCCGTCCTGGCGCGAGGCGGCCGCGCTTGCCGGTTTCGGAGAAAGCGAACGCCGCGAATTGCTTGCCGCAACGCAGACTCGGGCCGCGACGATCAGGACACCATCCCTTGCTGACATCGGCCGCGCTGAAGCGGCGGCCACAATAGCAGTAGCGTCGGCGGCGCGGCACCTTTCCGAGCGTGAGGCCGTGTTCGGGGCGGCCGCGCTGGAGGCGGCTGCCGGGGAGCATGCCGGCAGCCGCGCCACGGCGGCTCAGATCGCAGCAGCAGTTACCAAGGCCAAGGTAGCGGGCGAACTGATAGGGCGTGAGATGCGTTGCGGGGCCCGGGCATTCACCACCCGCGAAGCGATGACGACCGAGCGAAGGATGTTGGCGCTCGAGCAGGCTGGGCGCGGGCAGGTGACTGCGCCGCTTGGCAGGCACGATGCCGTGCGAGCGGTGACGACCGCGGCCTTTTTCACAGAGGCGCGGGGGCACAAGTGGACCTCGGGTCAGTTTGCCGCAGCGACCGGGCTTCTGTTGGGCGAGGATCGGGTCGCCGGTGTTCAGGGTTATGCCGGTACCGCCAAGACGACCACGGTGCTTGCGACGTATGCCCAAGGTATGCGCGCCGCGGGCTATATGGTGCGCGCGTTTGCGCCCACCGCCGCGGCGGCCAAGCTGCTGGGCGACGCGATCGCCGCCAAAGGCGAAACAGTCGCCAAAGCGGTCCTGACCGGCGAAGGCATGGTCACCGAAGCGCGCAGGGGCAAAGAGGCCTGGATCGTCGATGAAGCTTCGATGGTGAGCGCGCGCGATATGAAGCGCATGCTCGATCTAGCCGATCGTGCTGGAGCGCGTCTTGTCCTGGTGGGCGACGTGAAGCAGCTGGGCAGCGTCGAGGCGGGGCGCGCCTTTGGGCAGCTCCAGGATGCCGGCATGAAGACTTTCGTGCTCGACAAGATCGTGCGGCAGGAAAACGATCTGACGCGCGAAGCGGTGCAGGCCACGATCGTCGGTGATGGTCGCCGCGCGCTGGAGGCTCTGGATCGCGGGGGCGGGAAAGTCACCGAACTGGCCGAGGCTGGCGACAGGCGTGCCGCCATGGCCAGGGATTATGCCGCGCTGTCGCCAAGGGAACGGGAGCGTACGCTGGTCATGGATGCGACACGCGAGGGACGGGAATTGCTGACGCAGGCGATACGAGCTGAGCTGCGCAAGGAGGGCGCGCTAGGGAAAGACAGTGTCATTGTCTCGACGCTGGAGAGCAAGGGTTTGACCCGCGAGGAAGCCCGGCATGCGCGTGGCTATGAGGCCGGTGATGTCGTGACGTTTCGACGCGATTACGAGCGGCACGGGATCGACAAGGGCCAGGCTTACCGAGTGGAGAGCGTCGATCGGGATCGCAACCGGATCGTGCTCTTGGGCCGTGATGATCGTGCCATCTCTTGGCAACTCGACAAATGGGGCCGGGGGCAGGTCGAAAGCTACAGCGAGGTCGAGCGCGAGTTTTCCGCAGGGGACCGGCTTCAATTTACCCGCAACGATCGCGCAGCCGAGCGGATCAATGGCAATACCGCGACGGTCACGAATATCGACGCCGAGACCCGCACGATGACGATCGTCGATGCGAGCGGCAGCGAAGGTCGCCTGTCGCTGGACGAAACCCGGGACAGGCACGTGCGGCATGGTTGGGTAGGGACGATACATGGCAGCCAGGGAGCAACCGCAGATCGTTCGATGACACATCTGGAAAGTTTCAGGGCCAACACCGTGGATGCACGGTCTGCCTATGTGGCGATCAGCCGGGCACGGCAGCACGCTGCTGTTTATACCGACAGCAAGGCAAAATTGGGCGGGGCCCTTGAGAGCAGAACGGGAGAACGGCCAATGGCTTTGACCGAGTATCAAACGGGCGGCGACCGGGAGCCTCCCGGCAAGCACAGCTATTCGGGAGGTCTATAA
- a CDS encoding EAL domain-containing protein — protein MGQKSKWYYVLKDGWLILRKVNLSDWLIIALSALLPGAIACATYYWLHEHAQQRHIDSLAVRALDRAEFHFKTMDSALHIVAEQNYAPCSEGGILQLRSIVVGNRSVDEIQVYDADRLKCSSWDRPPVNPTAGDVIVGPPIDNFLTNVRSAIPGSVDMVGLRSGRYAVLTRPDRLLDEIGDPRLRVTILHGETILAATRLDGDLPGTRNRASGVDTEGMQSLLAVAKGRALTVRITGDRSAVQVDTTREMIIVVLLGLAGSSLGGLLARRLIARDSSFHGALEAGIRNGEMEVEYQPIINLKTGRCAGAEALVRWRQSDGTFVPPDAFLPLAEQHGLLDDLTDLVIEKVVFDLQEMLKNRRDIYVAINISSSDMESGRFLDVIGTAIAGTEVAVSNIWIEATERSFIDAKKAKRTTERARAAGHRVAIDDFGTGYSSLSLLQHLPLTTLKIDRSFVEGIGADSATRSVIPFIVDMAQSIGLDLVAEGVEAVEQAEYLLSIGVTHAQGWLYSKSLPIENFISYMKYH, from the coding sequence ATGGGACAGAAATCGAAGTGGTACTATGTACTAAAGGATGGCTGGTTGATATTGAGAAAAGTCAATCTCAGTGATTGGCTAATTATTGCTTTATCGGCTTTGCTTCCTGGCGCTATTGCTTGTGCTACATACTACTGGTTGCACGAGCATGCACAGCAGCGACACATCGATTCCCTCGCAGTGCGAGCGCTTGATCGAGCCGAGTTTCATTTCAAGACAATGGACAGTGCGTTGCATATCGTTGCGGAACAAAATTACGCCCCCTGTTCCGAAGGCGGGATATTGCAGCTAAGATCGATTGTCGTCGGCAATAGGTCGGTCGATGAAATTCAGGTGTACGACGCAGATCGACTTAAGTGCTCTAGTTGGGACCGACCGCCGGTAAATCCCACAGCGGGTGATGTTATCGTCGGCCCTCCGATAGACAATTTCCTTACCAATGTCCGCTCCGCTATTCCTGGCAGCGTTGATATGGTCGGCCTGCGTTCAGGCCGTTACGCGGTACTTACTAGGCCCGACCGTCTCCTGGATGAGATAGGGGACCCCCGCCTCCGAGTGACGATCTTGCACGGCGAAACTATTTTGGCAGCAACACGTCTCGACGGCGACCTTCCAGGCACGCGAAATCGCGCATCGGGCGTCGACACCGAGGGCATGCAAAGTCTGCTGGCCGTCGCTAAAGGGCGGGCCCTCACGGTTAGGATCACTGGCGACCGCTCAGCGGTACAAGTCGACACAACGCGGGAGATGATCATCGTCGTCCTGCTCGGTCTGGCCGGCTCCAGTCTTGGCGGTCTCCTGGCACGCAGACTAATTGCAAGAGATTCCTCTTTTCATGGCGCGCTTGAGGCGGGGATACGTAACGGCGAAATGGAGGTTGAGTATCAACCGATCATCAACCTTAAAACGGGCCGATGTGCCGGCGCGGAAGCCCTTGTGCGGTGGCGACAATCGGATGGCACGTTCGTTCCACCCGATGCTTTTCTCCCGCTCGCTGAGCAACATGGATTGCTTGATGACCTTACCGATCTCGTGATCGAAAAGGTGGTTTTCGATCTTCAGGAAATGCTGAAAAATCGGCGCGATATTTACGTAGCGATCAATATATCGTCGTCCGACATGGAAAGCGGCAGGTTTCTCGACGTTATTGGAACCGCAATTGCCGGTACCGAGGTGGCAGTATCGAACATATGGATAGAGGCTACAGAACGTAGTTTCATCGACGCTAAAAAGGCGAAGCGCACCACCGAAAGAGCTCGTGCGGCCGGGCATCGCGTTGCGATAGACGATTTTGGCACAGGCTATTCGAGCCTTTCATTGCTACAGCACCTGCCCCTCACAACACTTAAAATTGACCGGTCGTTCGTTGAGGGAATTGGCGCCGATTCAGCGACAAGATCGGTTATCCCTTTCATTGTCGATATGGCTCAATCAATAGGACTCGACCTAGTTGCGGAAGGTGTTGAAGCCGTAGAGCAAGCGGAATATCTTCTAAGCATAGGGGTTACCCATGCTCAAGGATGGCTATATTCTAAGTCTCTTCCTATCGAAAATTTTATTAGTTATATGAAATATCATTGA
- the galE gene encoding UDP-glucose 4-epimerase GalE yields MASKYPVLVTGGAGYIGSHAVLALKDAGWPVAVIDNLVTGFRFAIPDDVPLYEGDIEDGALLARIFAEQGMGDGKGAIMHFAGSVVVPESVENPLKYYHNNTAKSRALIDAAVAAGVPHFIFSSTAATYGIPEVSPVTEDSPRAPINPYGMSKLMTEFMLADVAKAHAFNYGALRYFNVAGADPQGRTGQSTAGATHLIKVAVEAALGKRSHVGVFGTDFDTPDGTGVRDYIHVSDLANAHVLALEALIAEPTRSLTMNCGYGRGFSVLEVLDAVDRVTNQQIDRRLEGRRAGDPDALISDNSRIKATIPWVPRYADLNTIVEHALAWERGLSERQ; encoded by the coding sequence ATGGCTAGCAAATATCCCGTACTCGTTACCGGCGGCGCCGGCTACATCGGCAGCCACGCTGTCCTCGCACTGAAGGACGCCGGGTGGCCCGTAGCGGTGATCGACAACCTGGTTACAGGATTTCGCTTCGCCATTCCCGATGACGTCCCGCTCTATGAGGGTGACATCGAAGACGGCGCGCTGCTCGCTCGGATCTTTGCCGAGCAGGGCATGGGGGACGGAAAAGGCGCGATCATGCATTTCGCAGGGTCTGTCGTCGTGCCTGAGTCCGTGGAGAATCCCCTAAAATACTACCACAACAACACCGCCAAGAGCCGCGCTCTGATCGACGCGGCGGTTGCGGCAGGCGTGCCGCACTTCATCTTCAGCTCGACCGCGGCGACCTATGGCATCCCTGAAGTCTCACCGGTGACCGAGGACAGCCCCCGCGCGCCGATCAATCCTTACGGAATGTCCAAGCTCATGACTGAGTTCATGCTGGCTGACGTCGCCAAAGCGCATGCCTTCAACTACGGAGCGCTGCGCTACTTCAACGTCGCAGGCGCTGATCCGCAAGGCCGGACGGGCCAGTCAACGGCCGGGGCGACGCATCTCATCAAGGTCGCGGTCGAGGCGGCACTGGGCAAACGCAGCCATGTCGGGGTATTCGGCACCGATTTCGATACACCCGACGGTACCGGGGTGCGCGACTACATCCACGTCTCCGACCTTGCCAATGCCCACGTTCTGGCGCTCGAGGCGCTGATCGCCGAGCCAACGCGGTCGCTGACCATGAACTGCGGCTACGGGCGCGGGTTCTCGGTCCTCGAAGTGCTCGACGCGGTCGACCGCGTAACCAACCAGCAAATCGACCGCCGGCTCGAAGGCCGCCGCGCTGGCGACCCGGATGCGCTGATCTCCGACAACAGCCGGATCAAGGCAACAATTCCCTGGGTGCCGCGCTATGCCGACCTGAACACAATCGTCGAGCACGCCCTCGCCTGGGAACGTGGACTGAGCGAGCGACAATAA
- a CDS encoding response regulator transcription factor produces the protein MLAVSENFRLTARESEVVGLVARGLSAKEVALALAIAPCTVERHVENVRLKTQTRNRVHMIAYVMRNGMLGDDEQGIVVAA, from the coding sequence ATGTTGGCTGTATCTGAAAACTTCCGGCTTACCGCGCGTGAATCGGAAGTGGTTGGTCTCGTGGCTCGTGGGTTATCCGCAAAAGAGGTCGCGCTTGCGCTGGCGATCGCACCCTGCACGGTAGAACGGCATGTGGAGAACGTTCGTCTTAAAACCCAGACCCGTAACCGGGTTCACATGATCGCCTATGTAATGCGAAACGGCATGCTGGGGGACGACGAGCAGGGCATCGTAGTCGCTGCGTGA
- a CDS encoding mannose-1-phosphate guanylyltransferase, whose amino-acid sequence MPTIVPVILCGGSGTRLWPRSRASMPKPFLPLVGDNTLFEAALARCPATGGFAPPVVVTGRQHLAHVEAQLGIIDGAQVIVEPSARNTAAAIALAACRLPEDAVMLVCPSDHHIGNADAFAVAACAAADLAQEGWLVSFGIEATAPETGFGYLKRGEAISDTAFRTAQFVEKPDLERAKAFLAEGIYAWNGGIFAFRVKDFLAELEAHRPQIAAGVAAAVANGSEDGQRFHPDAQAFAAVPSDSVDYAVMENTARAAMVPADMNWSDIGNWHALYEALPTDESGNSVRGAGAAELVDCRNVLVDSDGPRVSVIGLENVIVVVDGNDIMITTVAGVQKVGKLSGAVNQ is encoded by the coding sequence ATGCCCACCATCGTTCCCGTGATCCTTTGCGGAGGCAGCGGCACGCGCCTCTGGCCGCGCAGCCGGGCCTCGATGCCCAAGCCGTTCCTGCCTCTGGTCGGGGACAATACCCTGTTCGAAGCGGCACTGGCGCGGTGCCCGGCCACCGGCGGCTTCGCGCCGCCGGTCGTGGTGACGGGGCGCCAGCATCTTGCCCATGTCGAAGCGCAGCTTGGTATCATCGACGGCGCGCAGGTCATCGTCGAGCCTTCCGCGCGCAATACCGCCGCTGCCATCGCGCTTGCCGCCTGCCGTCTGCCCGAGGACGCGGTGATGCTGGTCTGCCCCAGCGACCACCACATCGGCAATGCGGATGCTTTCGCCGTGGCGGCCTGCGCGGCGGCCGATCTGGCGCAGGAGGGCTGGCTGGTTTCGTTCGGCATCGAGGCGACCGCGCCCGAGACCGGTTTCGGCTATCTCAAGCGAGGCGAGGCGATTTCGGACACCGCCTTTCGTACCGCCCAGTTCGTCGAGAAGCCGGACCTGGAACGCGCGAAGGCATTTCTCGCCGAGGGCATCTATGCCTGGAACGGCGGCATCTTCGCATTCCGCGTCAAGGACTTCCTGGCCGAACTGGAAGCGCACCGTCCGCAGATTGCCGCCGGCGTGGCCGCAGCAGTCGCCAATGGTAGCGAGGATGGCCAGCGCTTCCATCCCGATGCGCAAGCCTTCGCCGCAGTGCCCAGCGATTCGGTCGATTATGCGGTGATGGAAAACACCGCGCGCGCCGCGATGGTGCCCGCCGACATGAATTGGTCGGACATCGGCAACTGGCACGCACTCTATGAAGCGCTGCCAACCGACGAGAGCGGCAATTCGGTGCGCGGCGCAGGCGCGGCCGAACTGGTCGACTGCCGCAATGTGCTGGTCGACAGCGATGGTCCGCGCGTTTCGGTGATCGGGCTGGAGAACGTGATCGTCGTCGTCGACGGCAATGACATCATGATCACCACGGTCGCGGGCGTGCAGAAGGTCGGCAAGCTGTCGGGGGCCGTAAACCAGTGA
- a CDS encoding transposase, whose translation MAMRRDGDVQADLIVSWSDIPRSPGHAFYDKLQKLLVDAGFDRFVEEACQAYYAARMGAPSVPPGRYFRMLLIGYFEGIHSERGIVWRCSDSLSLREFLRLTTREKVPDHSWMSKTRSRLPHEVHDQIFAWVLGLVADHELVKAERIGVDGSTMEANAALRTIVRRDTGETYREMLTRMAHESGIETPTADDLVRLDRRRTGKKLSNTDWESPVDPDAKVARMKNGSTRLGYKPEHAVDLDTGVIVAAPIHPADKGDTNTLEATLEAAARNLATVDMAPAPGIPCELVTDKGYHSREGLKALANGLWKTRISEPMPAKGILRWHGDEEAQKAVYANRARLKSRIGRKTMRKRGEMVERSFAHVLDRGGMRRAWLRGRENLHKRYLIHVAGFNLGILMRALFGCGTPREAASASQAFLLVAQTENALIFALVGQVAAETGVLLIIMSAGPG comes from the coding sequence ATGGCGATGCGACGTGATGGTGATGTGCAGGCGGATCTGATCGTGTCGTGGTCAGATATACCGCGCTCTCCCGGGCACGCCTTTTACGACAAGCTTCAGAAGCTGCTGGTGGATGCCGGGTTCGACCGCTTTGTGGAAGAGGCGTGCCAGGCCTATTACGCTGCGCGGATGGGGGCGCCATCGGTACCCCCCGGCCGATACTTTCGGATGCTGCTGATCGGCTATTTCGAAGGCATTCACTCCGAGCGCGGGATTGTGTGGCGGTGTTCGGACTCGCTTTCGCTGCGCGAGTTTCTGCGGTTGACGACGCGGGAGAAAGTCCCCGACCATAGTTGGATGTCGAAGACCCGCAGCCGGCTGCCGCACGAGGTTCATGACCAGATATTTGCCTGGGTTCTGGGGCTCGTAGCAGATCATGAGCTGGTGAAGGCCGAACGGATCGGCGTGGACGGATCGACGATGGAAGCCAATGCGGCGCTGCGCACGATCGTGCGGCGCGACACTGGCGAGACGTATCGTGAGATGCTGACGCGCATGGCGCACGAGAGCGGTATCGAGACACCAACAGCCGACGACCTGGTGCGCCTTGATCGCAGACGCACGGGCAAGAAGCTGTCGAACACGGATTGGGAGAGCCCGGTCGATCCGGACGCCAAGGTGGCGCGGATGAAGAACGGCTCGACGCGGCTTGGTTACAAGCCTGAACATGCGGTCGATCTGGATACCGGCGTGATCGTCGCAGCGCCGATCCATCCTGCGGACAAGGGCGATACGAACACCCTCGAGGCGACGCTCGAGGCGGCTGCGCGTAACCTGGCGACAGTCGATATGGCACCGGCCCCGGGCATCCCGTGCGAGCTTGTAACCGACAAGGGGTATCACTCCCGCGAGGGCCTCAAGGCACTCGCAAACGGGCTGTGGAAGACCCGCATATCGGAGCCCATGCCCGCCAAAGGCATCCTGCGCTGGCACGGTGACGAGGAAGCACAAAAGGCGGTCTACGCCAATCGCGCCCGCCTGAAATCCCGCATCGGACGCAAGACCATGCGCAAGCGCGGCGAGATGGTGGAACGCAGCTTTGCCCATGTCCTGGACCGGGGCGGCATGCGCCGCGCATGGCTGCGTGGGCGCGAAAACCTCCACAAGAGGTATCTAATCCACGTCGCCGGCTTCAATCTGGGCATCCTCATGCGCGCACTGTTCGGATGTGGCACACCGAGGGAGGCCGCCAGCGCTTCACAGGCGTTTTTGCTCGTTGCTCAGACCGAAAACGCGCTGATCTTCGCCCTCGTCGGCCAAGTCGCAGCCGAAACCGGTGTCCTGCTTATCATCATGTCTGCGGGGCCGGGCTGA